A genome region from Myxococcales bacterium includes the following:
- the rnk gene encoding nucleoside diphosphate kinase regulator, whose translation MDDHRKIYLSEKDMERLRNIVGERQQSKELQLLADELDHAIVLPQEEIPPNVVTMNSKVLFEDVDTKKTSEITVVYPQHADAANRKISILAPIGAALIGLSVGDTIEWPLPGGKKKTLRILEVLYQPEAAGRRDL comes from the coding sequence ATGGACGACCATAGGAAAATCTATCTCTCTGAAAAGGACATGGAGAGGCTTAGAAACATAGTCGGAGAGCGGCAGCAGAGCAAGGAGCTTCAGCTCCTCGCCGACGAGCTGGACCACGCCATAGTACTTCCTCAGGAAGAAATACCGCCGAACGTGGTTACTATGAACTCCAAGGTCCTCTTCGAAGACGTCGACACCAAGAAGACCTCCGAAATAACCGTCGTCTATCCGCAGCACGCTGACGCAGCAAATCGAAAAATATCCATACTGGCACCGATAGGAGCTGCGCTCATAGGCCTCTCCGTTGGCGATACCATAGAGTGGCCCCTTCCGGGCGGAAAGAAAAAGACTCTACGAATACTGGAGGTGCTATATCAGCCGGAGGCGGCAGGAAGACGGGACCTATAA
- a CDS encoding potassium/proton antiporter, which yields MSMEQLLALAAVLIFVSVVSSKISDKFAIPVLLIFLAVGMLAGSEGIGGIFFNDTRIAKSIGVIALIFIIFSGGFDTDWKETKPVLWHGVLLSTVGVFITAVITGFFAMYALGFSLLEGMLLGSIVSSTDAAAVFSILRSRNISLKPPLKALLEFESGSNDPMAVFLTLGIIGIITSSAEISASTLILKFLLDMGAGALIGYLMARFSIFFINFLKLEYEGLYPVIMISLVLLTYSAAVIMKGNGFLAVYIAGLMLGKSDIPNKKMIMRFHDGIAWLMQIVMFVTLGLLVFPSKLIPLAGVGMALTMVLMFVARPVSVFLLLIPFKLSMRMKTMVAWTGLRGSVPIILATFPLMANISRSSMMFNIVFFVVIASVLIQGMSIPFVSKILKVNAPFPRRTDHPIEFERKGKIDADLTDIIVPYESEAIGKKIGELPIPKELLIVLISRNGKYVIPSGDTTFEAGDVLLVLASDHDFAALSREISRIKKVEKTRDIQQPFTCV from the coding sequence ATGTCCATGGAACAATTGTTAGCACTGGCAGCGGTTTTAATCTTCGTAAGCGTGGTATCAAGTAAGATTTCCGACAAGTTTGCCATTCCGGTTCTGCTGATATTTCTCGCCGTGGGGATGCTCGCCGGTTCCGAGGGAATAGGCGGCATATTTTTCAACGACACCAGAATAGCCAAATCCATAGGCGTAATCGCGCTGATCTTCATAATATTTTCCGGAGGTTTCGACACGGACTGGAAGGAGACCAAGCCGGTGCTCTGGCATGGGGTTCTGCTTTCGACAGTCGGCGTCTTCATAACCGCTGTGATCACCGGATTTTTCGCCATGTATGCCCTTGGCTTTTCGCTTCTCGAAGGGATGTTGCTGGGCTCGATAGTCTCATCGACGGATGCCGCTGCGGTTTTCAGCATCCTGCGCTCAAGAAACATCAGCCTGAAGCCGCCGCTCAAAGCCCTTCTTGAATTTGAATCCGGAAGCAACGACCCCATGGCCGTTTTTCTCACTCTCGGAATAATAGGAATAATTACCTCGTCGGCCGAGATCAGCGCATCGACTCTGATACTAAAATTCCTTCTGGATATGGGCGCGGGCGCTCTCATCGGTTACCTGATGGCAAGATTCAGTATCTTTTTCATAAACTTTCTGAAGCTGGAATACGAAGGGTTGTATCCGGTAATAATGATATCGCTTGTATTGCTTACCTACTCCGCCGCCGTCATCATGAAGGGGAATGGCTTTCTTGCGGTCTACATAGCCGGCCTAATGCTCGGTAAATCCGACATCCCAAACAAGAAGATGATAATGCGATTTCACGACGGAATCGCATGGCTGATGCAGATTGTCATGTTCGTAACTCTCGGCCTTTTGGTTTTCCCCTCGAAACTGATACCTCTGGCAGGAGTCGGAATGGCTCTGACTATGGTTCTCATGTTCGTGGCAAGGCCTGTCAGCGTATTTCTTTTACTTATTCCATTCAAACTCAGCATGCGTATGAAGACAATGGTAGCATGGACCGGTCTCAGGGGATCTGTTCCCATTATACTCGCAACATTTCCTCTGATGGCCAATATCAGCCGTTCGTCGATGATGTTCAATATCGTCTTTTTTGTAGTGATCGCATCCGTGCTTATACAGGGGATGTCGATACCATTCGTGTCTAAAATTCTAAAGGTGAACGCCCCCTTTCCAAGGCGCACCGACCACCCGATAGAATTTGAAAGAAAGGGCAAGATCGATGCGGATCTTACTGACATCATCGTCCCTTATGAATCCGAGGCGATAGGGAAAAAAATAGGCGAGCTTCCAATTCCAAAAGAACTCCTGATAGTTCTCATCTCCAGAAACGGAAAATACGTCATCCCTTCAGGAGATACCACTTTTGAGGCAGGTGACGTCCTCCTCGTTCTGGCAAGCGATCATGATTTTGCCGCGCTCAGTCGCGAGATAAGCAGGATAAAAAAGGTTGAAAAAACCCGAGATATCCAGCAGCCGTTTACATGCGTTTGA
- the lpoB gene encoding penicillin-binding protein activator LpoB has translation MKRYLSTIIVITSLFMVASCGSKSVYTKGKYINPEEVKLLSDKFVEADLQMIADTLTNSLLSSDLVAEQSKKPSIIISLFTNGTDEHIDILSLTNNIRTDLMKSKQFRFLNERLRKKMAEEYEYQASGYVDPETAKMKGKQIGADWLISGHISSIRQPVGKDEIVYYKTTLEVTDLETSEILWADEVELKKAFKRKKVRF, from the coding sequence ATGAAGCGATATCTATCCACGATAATTGTAATAACCTCGCTCTTCATGGTCGCATCGTGTGGAAGCAAGAGCGTCTATACGAAAGGCAAATACATCAACCCTGAAGAGGTAAAACTCCTGAGCGACAAATTCGTGGAAGCCGACCTTCAGATGATTGCAGACACCCTTACGAATTCTCTTCTCTCAAGCGATCTTGTGGCCGAACAATCTAAAAAGCCTTCGATAATAATCAGCCTTTTTACCAATGGAACCGACGAGCATATCGATATCCTGTCGCTGACAAACAACATAAGAACGGACCTGATGAAATCGAAACAGTTTCGATTCCTAAATGAGCGACTCAGAAAAAAGATGGCGGAGGAATACGAATATCAGGCCTCCGGCTACGTCGATCCCGAAACTGCCAAGATGAAGGGAAAACAGATCGGCGCGGACTGGTTGATATCAGGGCACATCTCCTCCATCAGACAACCGGTTGGAAAAGATGAGATCGTCTATTACAAGACTACGCTGGAAGTCACCGATCTCGAGACCTCTGAAATACTCTGGGCAGATGAAGTAGAGCTTAAAAAAGCATTCAAGCGCAAAAAGGTTAGGTTCTAG
- a CDS encoding radical SAM protein — translation MHYTIPTSTRVRLAFTKPIVKGLFKVLPYIPEKTVINTMKKLCGENNYPAGQEFIEKIFCTLRKVFKRANSNCKRAIIENMIINEGVAGQKKRNAIRDALGFDIPVLLVVSPTQRCPLRCYGCYAAEHSKDSDLSFEAFDRLITQAKEMGIYFFVISGGEPYIYDRIFEIFEKHSDAYFQTYTSGVTLAEKDHVEKIARLGNVLPCISIEGFEEQTDRRRGKGHFKRVEKAMAKLKAAGVPFGFSGTATRENNDMLLSDELVDYYSNLGCDVGYYFQYMPIGREPAFELVPTPEQRMLRFERILQLRREKSIILADFWCDGPLVGGCLAGGRRYLHVNNKGDAEPCVFAQASDMNVYDSSLLEILRDSKLFRAIRRRQPYSDNLLRPCMIIDVPECWREAIAESGAKLSYATADKIAKELKENIDQFSREYAKLTEPVWNEKYEKLYRRGTDYIHSMRKKFSDTSEKEPDAAAQ, via the coding sequence ATGCATTATACGATCCCGACTTCAACGAGGGTTAGGCTGGCTTTCACGAAGCCGATTGTGAAGGGGCTTTTTAAAGTCCTTCCATATATTCCCGAAAAGACGGTCATAAACACGATGAAAAAACTCTGCGGCGAGAACAACTACCCGGCCGGTCAGGAGTTCATCGAGAAAATTTTTTGCACGCTGCGCAAGGTCTTCAAAAGGGCTAATTCAAATTGCAAACGCGCCATAATCGAGAACATGATCATAAACGAAGGCGTAGCCGGGCAGAAAAAGAGAAATGCCATTCGTGATGCCCTCGGCTTCGATATCCCCGTTCTTCTTGTGGTCAGCCCGACTCAGCGCTGTCCTTTGCGCTGCTATGGCTGCTATGCTGCCGAACATTCAAAAGATTCCGACCTGAGCTTTGAGGCCTTCGACAGGTTGATCACACAGGCCAAGGAGATGGGAATCTACTTCTTCGTTATAAGCGGCGGCGAGCCCTACATATACGACAGGATTTTCGAAATATTCGAGAAGCACAGCGATGCTTACTTTCAGACCTACACCAGCGGAGTAACGCTCGCAGAGAAGGATCACGTCGAAAAAATTGCGAGGCTCGGCAACGTCCTTCCTTGCATAAGCATAGAGGGGTTCGAGGAGCAGACAGACAGGCGTCGCGGCAAGGGGCATTTCAAAAGGGTCGAAAAGGCTATGGCAAAATTGAAGGCCGCTGGCGTGCCATTTGGTTTCTCAGGAACAGCGACTCGTGAGAACAACGATATGCTGCTTTCAGATGAGCTAGTCGATTACTATTCGAATCTTGGATGCGACGTCGGTTATTACTTTCAGTATATGCCTATAGGGCGTGAGCCAGCCTTTGAACTCGTCCCAACCCCTGAGCAAAGGATGCTCAGGTTCGAACGTATTTTGCAGCTTAGGCGAGAGAAGTCGATCATTCTGGCTGATTTCTGGTGCGATGGCCCTCTGGTAGGGGGTTGTCTCGCCGGCGGCAGGCGCTACCTTCACGTCAATAATAAGGGGGATGCTGAGCCATGTGTATTTGCTCAAGCTTCCGATATGAACGTATACGACAGCTCACTTCTCGAGATACTTCGAGATTCGAAACTCTTCAGGGCGATAAGAAGAAGGCAGCCGTATAGCGACAATCTCCTTCGTCCCTGCATGATCATAGATGTGCCGGAATGCTGGCGCGAAGCGATAGCAGAATCTGGCGCGAAGCTCTCTTACGCAACCGCAGACAAGATCGCAAAGGAGCTGAAGGAAAATATCGACCAATTCTCAAGGGAATATGCAAAACTCACAGAACCGGTATGGAATGAGAAATACGAAAAGCTCTACCGCAGAGGTACCGATTACATTCATAGCATGAGGAAGAAATTTTCCGATACTTCAGAAAAAGAGCCCGATGCGGCGGCCCAGTAG
- a CDS encoding YrzA family protein encodes MSQYKVKVVEATSPYDLEERINAALEHPDCAGFEVMDIKYIMTPMPGGKVSRGGIFYTASILFSRGRDTAPLPNSSCLHK; translated from the coding sequence ATGTCTCAGTATAAGGTCAAGGTTGTCGAAGCGACCAGTCCGTACGATTTGGAGGAACGGATCAACGCCGCGCTCGAACATCCAGACTGCGCGGGTTTCGAGGTCATGGACATAAAATACATAATGACTCCGATGCCCGGCGGCAAGGTCTCGCGCGGAGGGATTTTTTACACTGCCTCGATCCTCTTCTCTCGGGGGAGAGATACCGCTCCTCTCCCCAATTCTTCTTGTCTACACAAATAA
- the serS gene encoding serine--tRNA ligase, which translates to MLDLKFIRENLDAVRKNCADRNVRVDLARFTSLDEKRRTLIQGAEEIRREQNENAKSMKAKLSDQEKTALIEKGKELKQRAVDADAELAEVEKELDLLVREIPNMTHPSAPVAAGEEGNREIRRWGEPAKFSFKPLDHVQLGEKLDLIDFESGAKVAGQKFYYLKNEAVLLENALIAYALSILRRKGFVPIMTPDLARASILDGIGFNPRGEETQIYSVENSDLCLIATAEITLGGMLSDTVLSESELPKKYVGVSHCFRTEAGAAGRESKGLYRVHQFTKIEMFAFTTPESSEEMHEEFVGLEEKIFQGLGIPYRVLDICTGDLGGPAYRKYDLEAWMPGRGESGEWGEVTSTSNCTDYQARRLKVRFKREADKKTFFVHMLNGTAIAVSRAIISILENYQQEDGSVLIPKPLLPYMDGIERIGR; encoded by the coding sequence ATGCTCGATCTGAAATTTATAAGAGAAAATCTCGATGCCGTGCGCAAGAACTGCGCCGACAGAAATGTTCGTGTCGATCTCGCCCGATTTACTTCCCTAGATGAAAAACGCAGAACTCTGATTCAGGGTGCGGAGGAGATCAGGCGCGAACAGAATGAAAACGCCAAGTCGATGAAAGCCAAACTCTCCGATCAGGAAAAAACGGCACTCATCGAAAAGGGCAAGGAATTAAAGCAGCGCGCTGTAGATGCAGACGCAGAGCTGGCCGAAGTCGAGAAGGAGCTGGATCTTCTCGTGCGGGAAATTCCAAATATGACGCATCCATCTGCCCCTGTTGCGGCCGGGGAGGAGGGCAACCGCGAAATACGGCGGTGGGGTGAACCGGCAAAATTTTCATTCAAGCCGCTCGACCATGTTCAGCTCGGCGAGAAGCTCGATCTGATAGATTTTGAATCTGGTGCGAAGGTCGCCGGTCAGAAGTTCTACTATCTGAAAAACGAGGCGGTGCTTCTGGAGAACGCGCTTATCGCTTACGCACTTTCGATCCTGCGGCGCAAAGGATTTGTTCCAATCATGACGCCGGATCTTGCGAGGGCTTCGATACTTGACGGAATAGGTTTCAATCCCAGGGGCGAGGAGACTCAGATTTATTCCGTGGAGAACAGCGACCTTTGCCTGATTGCCACCGCCGAGATAACTCTTGGCGGGATGCTTTCGGATACGGTTCTTTCCGAGTCCGAACTTCCGAAAAAATACGTCGGCGTTTCGCACTGCTTCAGAACGGAAGCGGGTGCAGCGGGGCGCGAATCGAAGGGGCTTTACCGCGTTCACCAGTTTACAAAGATAGAGATGTTCGCCTTCACCACTCCGGAGAGCTCTGAGGAGATGCACGAAGAGTTCGTAGGCCTCGAGGAAAAAATTTTTCAGGGACTCGGTATCCCGTACCGCGTTCTGGATATATGCACCGGAGACCTAGGAGGGCCCGCCTACAGGAAATACGACCTCGAGGCGTGGATGCCGGGGCGTGGCGAATCCGGCGAATGGGGGGAAGTGACATCCACATCGAACTGCACCGACTATCAGGCTCGTCGCCTGAAAGTGCGCTTTAAAAGGGAGGCCGATAAAAAAACTTTCTTTGTGCATATGTTAAATGGGACCGCCATCGCGGTAAGCCGCGCTATCATATCCATATTGGAAAACTATCAGCAGGAGGATGGCAGCGTGCTCATCCCCAAGCCCCTCCTTCCCTACATGGATGGAATAGAACGGATCGGCAGGTAG
- a CDS encoding thioredoxin domain-containing protein → MKRNVAGFVSLFLAVTMVSCSSPSPSPTGAAPESGDAAVVGGEVITMAELDEAAKSQLQKVATQVYQIKKRVLNDMLEEKLIAQAAKAKGMKVGDFLASEIEAKLTPPTEAEMKAFYEARKEDGKQTFEEVKDRVRAHLEQTKRSVARRDMISRLRQASEVKIHLSPPRMNIDTADLPVFGNKGAEISIVEFSDYQCPFCKRVRPTIWKLMEDYKGKVKYVFVDFPLSFHRQAKKAHEAARCAGDQGKYYDYNQKVFDNQNSLEIPALKKYAKDLKLDSKKFDQCLDGGKYASLVDEGIRKGVDAGVTGTPAFFINGIMLSGAQPAQSFIEVIEGELNR, encoded by the coding sequence ATGAAGCGTAATGTGGCAGGTTTTGTTTCATTGTTCTTGGCTGTAACTATGGTTTCATGTTCGTCGCCATCGCCATCGCCAACCGGCGCTGCCCCCGAGTCCGGCGATGCCGCGGTTGTGGGCGGCGAAGTCATCACAATGGCGGAGCTTGACGAGGCTGCAAAAAGCCAGCTTCAGAAGGTCGCGACTCAGGTATATCAGATCAAGAAAAGAGTGCTCAATGACATGCTTGAAGAGAAACTCATAGCCCAAGCGGCAAAGGCCAAGGGGATGAAGGTTGGGGATTTTTTGGCATCCGAGATTGAGGCGAAATTGACTCCGCCTACGGAGGCCGAGATGAAGGCCTTCTACGAAGCCAGGAAGGAAGATGGAAAGCAGACTTTTGAAGAAGTGAAGGATAGGGTCAGGGCCCACCTGGAACAGACCAAGAGGTCGGTGGCACGCAGGGATATGATCTCGCGTTTGCGTCAGGCCTCGGAAGTCAAAATCCACCTATCCCCCCCCAGAATGAATATCGATACAGCGGACCTTCCGGTGTTTGGTAACAAGGGGGCCGAGATCAGCATCGTGGAATTTTCTGATTACCAGTGCCCCTTTTGCAAGAGGGTTCGTCCGACCATCTGGAAGCTGATGGAGGATTACAAGGGGAAAGTGAAATACGTCTTTGTGGACTTTCCGCTTTCTTTTCACCGCCAGGCCAAGAAGGCACACGAAGCGGCTAGATGCGCTGGCGATCAGGGCAAGTACTACGATTACAACCAGAAGGTCTTCGACAATCAGAACAGCCTCGAGATTCCTGCTTTGAAGAAATACGCCAAGGATTTGAAACTGGACAGCAAGAAGTTCGACCAGTGCCTCGATGGTGGAAAGTACGCCAGCCTCGTCGATGAAGGTATCCGAAAGGGAGTTGATGCCGGAGTCACTGGAACGCCCGCTTTCTTTATTAACGGAATCATGCTCTCCGGAGCGCAGCCCGCCCAGTCGTTCATAGAAGTCATAGAGGGCGAGCTCAACAGATAG